A DNA window from Candidatus Latescibacterota bacterium contains the following coding sequences:
- a CDS encoding DUF488 family protein: MTIKIVRLGSDREKGEGLRIGAVRRPPRGMRKKDYSLKNIYDIWFPNLSPSEPLLKEAQVAKDERSWKAFKRRFLAELKRPDASKDLDLLAALSHQTNMSMGCYCEDENRCHRSILRELLVKRGADVR; encoded by the coding sequence ATGACGATTAAAATAGTCAGACTGGGCAGTGACAGAGAAAAAGGAGAAGGGCTTCGAATAGGCGCGGTAAGGCGTCCTCCCAGGGGAATGCGAAAGAAAGACTATTCTTTAAAGAATATCTATGATATCTGGTTTCCCAACCTTTCACCCAGTGAGCCGCTGTTGAAGGAGGCCCAGGTCGCGAAGGACGAAAGGTCGTGGAAGGCGTTCAAAAGAAGATTTCTAGCCGAGTTGAAACGCCCCGATGCAAGTAAAGATCTGGATCTGCTGGCCGCTCTTTCTCATCAGACAAATATGTCGATGGGTTGTTATTGCGAGGATGAGAATCGTTGCCATCGCTCGATTTTGAGGGAGCTTCTTGTTAAAAGAGGGGCTGATGTCAGGTAG
- a CDS encoding nuclear transport factor 2 family protein codes for MSEKQKLLDTFNKLRDALFAHDVQILKELMAKEYVGYDPHGNPQDLKMTLEAYQPGGAELDTYDVEEIETRVIGDVGIITGKGYIHGRFAECEFEHNLRFLDLYILRDGMWRLYISQVTPIAAQEKE; via the coding sequence ATGAGCGAAAAACAAAAACTTCTGGATACTTTCAACAAGTTACGAGATGCCTTGTTTGCCCATGATGTTCAAATACTGAAAGAACTCATGGCCAAAGAATATGTCGGGTACGATCCTCACGGGAATCCACAGGATCTGAAAATGACACTGGAAGCTTACCAGCCGGGGGGCGCAGAACTCGATACATACGATGTCGAGGAAATCGAAACGAGAGTGATCGGTGATGTAGGGATCATTACAGGCAAGGGATATATCCACGGCAGGTTTGCCGAATGTGAATTTGAACATAACTTAAGGTTCCTTGACCTGTATATCCTGCGTGATGGAATGTGGAGACTGTATATATCACAGGTGACACCAATAGCTGCACAGGAGAAGGAATGA
- a CDS encoding GNAT family N-acetyltransferase, which translates to MSISCQIGSEIRIEGEQFYKSVGYSGGINDSDIVIISHQDTNVVGMTRLCEEEGVFVLRGLYVAEALRGTGIGTKLLQAASKSIGKRECWGVPFRNLLKFYSSAGFMECRESGAPEFLVERINKYISEGMDVVLVKRPFGNSDERGSV; encoded by the coding sequence ATGAGCATTTCTTGTCAAATCGGTTCGGAAATACGCATTGAAGGTGAGCAATTCTACAAAAGTGTCGGTTATTCTGGGGGAATAAATGATTCAGATATTGTCATTATATCGCATCAAGATACCAATGTTGTAGGAATGACTAGATTGTGCGAAGAGGAAGGTGTATTTGTTTTGCGTGGACTATACGTTGCTGAAGCATTACGCGGAACGGGCATAGGAACAAAGTTGCTTCAAGCTGCGAGTAAATCAATCGGAAAACGAGAGTGTTGGGGTGTTCCTTTTCGGAATCTCCTGAAATTTTATTCATCCGCAGGTTTTATGGAATGCAGGGAATCTGGTGCTCCCGAATTTCTTGTGGAGCGTATAAATAAATATATTTCCGAAGGGATGGATGTTGTTCTTGTTAAGAGACCCTTCGGCAATTCTGATGAACGAGGGTCTGTCTAA
- a CDS encoding alpha/beta hydrolase, translating to MMNRTTVMVIFSLVFITVCCSIDGSQAIAVTPATVVTSTIRDPQATTRPQAAVSPQRFQTPLPPFPYIEEEIVFEGGTEGVRLSGTLTIPKGEGPFAVAVLVSGAGGQDRDGTIMGHKPFMVIADHLTRHGIAVLRYDDRGIGASTGVRPGATTEDFALDALGAVDLLIRHDRIGKTSIGIIGHSEGGTIASLAAARSGDVAFIVMLGSPGLPGREYNIQYEESTARAMGQSDEAIMARSEFQAKVLDIVLGDGDKESENGAGKSKKAAIRKLFQAEHDGLPAERIDRAVKRFLSPWFVFNLKHDPSVTLSSVRCPVLTIYGSKDVQVPAAGNADAVRRALESAGNSDFRVLELEGLNHFFQTAGTGSPVEYGTIEETIAPKVLDILSDWIAGHGNGR from the coding sequence ATGATGAATAGAACAACAGTAATGGTAATATTCTCCCTGGTATTCATAACGGTTTGTTGCTCGATCGACGGTAGTCAGGCGATTGCCGTTACTCCGGCAACCGTTGTAACCTCGACAATCAGGGACCCACAGGCAACGACTCGTCCGCAAGCGGCGGTCTCACCACAGCGGTTCCAGACCCCCTTGCCGCCATTCCCATATATCGAAGAGGAGATCGTCTTCGAAGGCGGAACCGAAGGAGTGCGGCTGTCGGGGACTCTGACGATACCGAAGGGAGAGGGGCCCTTCGCTGTTGCAGTCCTGGTGTCGGGTGCGGGAGGACAGGACCGTGACGGCACGATAATGGGTCACAAACCATTTATGGTAATAGCAGACCACCTTACAAGGCACGGTATTGCCGTGCTGAGATACGACGATCGTGGCATCGGCGCTTCAACCGGTGTGCGGCCCGGAGCGACCACAGAAGATTTTGCTCTCGATGCTCTGGGGGCTGTCGATTTGCTTATCAGACATGACAGAATAGGTAAAACCAGTATCGGTATCATCGGACATAGCGAGGGTGGGACGATCGCTTCCCTGGCCGCGGCCCGATCTGGTGATGTAGCTTTCATCGTTATGCTCGGCAGCCCGGGACTTCCCGGACGTGAGTACAACATCCAGTACGAGGAATCTACGGCGAGAGCGATGGGGCAGAGCGATGAGGCGATAATGGCGAGGTCCGAATTTCAGGCGAAGGTACTCGATATCGTTCTCGGTGATGGAGATAAGGAATCAGAAAACGGCGCCGGGAAATCAAAGAAAGCTGCTATCAGAAAACTTTTCCAGGCCGAACACGACGGGTTGCCTGCAGAAAGGATCGACCGCGCTGTAAAACGGTTTCTCTCTCCCTGGTTCGTTTTTAACCTGAAGCATGATCCATCTGTGACCCTGTCATCGGTGCGGTGTCCAGTGCTTACTATATACGGGAGCAAAGATGTGCAGGTTCCTGCTGCAGGTAATGCCGATGCAGTGAGGCGAGCGCTCGAATCAGCGGGAAACAGCGATTTCAGGGTGCTGGAGCTTGAAGGCCTCAACCACTTCTTCCAGACAGCCGGTACAGGCAGCCCTGTGGAATACGGTACGATCGAGGAGACCATCGCGCCGAAAGTCCTCGATATCCTCAGTGACTGGATCGCCGGGCACGGGAATGGTAGATAG